A section of the Geminocystis sp. M7585_C2015_104 genome encodes:
- a CDS encoding amidase: protein MQREEITELSALQLADLIRKKDLSPLELLQCYISRIEKYAESLGCFAYIDLEGALAKARLQTEIIGKTKDRSSLPPFFGIPTAIKDLYAVEGMPTGYGNALLQSRKQVATYSEEITKRLEAAGFIIIGKTATSEFGTLPYTESPGLPPCRNPWNLEHTAGGSSGGAAAAVAAGLLPLAPGSDGGGSIRGPAFCCGIVGLKPSRGRISNAPVGEYPGGIATHGCLTRTVADSAALLDILSGYVVGDPYWLPSPPTPFLDSISQPPSSLKIAFTTSVLPSTTTHPSVQQEVESIARILEGMGHQIIPVSPDFTPLVEPFRLIWQSTLAALQISPSILSPMNQWLLANAPDLGTYLRALAQMHQISRQILSFFQEFDILLLPTYLSPPIKIGAWAEKPPEEILSEIIRWINPCPPFNATGQPAISLPTGFTTDGLPLGIQLVAKPAQDSLLLQLAHQLEMSLPPRMTTLPPFLSSPP, encoded by the coding sequence ATGCAAAGAGAGGAAATAACAGAGCTTTCCGCATTACAACTAGCAGATTTAATCAGAAAAAAAGACTTGTCTCCTCTAGAATTGTTGCAGTGTTATATCAGTAGGATAGAAAAGTACGCGGAATCTCTAGGTTGTTTTGCCTATATAGACTTAGAGGGGGCATTGGCCAAAGCTAGACTACAAACAGAAATAATAGGTAAAACAAAAGACAGGTCCTCCCTGCCGCCTTTTTTCGGCATACCCACGGCTATAAAGGACTTATATGCCGTAGAGGGGATGCCCACCGGTTATGGCAATGCCCTTTTGCAATCCAGAAAACAAGTTGCCACTTATTCAGAGGAAATCACCAAAAGACTAGAAGCCGCCGGTTTTATTATCATAGGCAAAACCGCCACCTCGGAATTTGGCACTCTCCCCTACACAGAATCCCCCGGTTTACCACCCTGTCGTAACCCCTGGAATTTAGAACACACCGCAGGAGGCTCATCAGGGGGGGCAGCCGCCGCAGTGGCCGCTGGCTTGTTACCCCTGGCACCAGGATCTGACGGAGGTGGCTCCATTCGCGGTCCCGCCTTTTGTTGTGGTATAGTGGGACTGAAACCATCTCGGGGGCGTATATCTAATGCACCAGTTGGAGAATATCCCGGCGGTATTGCCACCCATGGTTGTCTCACCCGCACAGTAGCCGACAGTGCCGCCCTCCTTGACATCCTCAGCGGTTATGTGGTAGGGGATCCCTACTGGCTGCCTAGTCCTCCCACTCCCTTTTTGGATTCTATTTCTCAACCCCCCTCATCCCTTAAAATCGCCTTTACCACCTCCGTTTTGCCCTCAACTACAACCCACCCCTCAGTACAACAAGAGGTGGAGTCCATTGCCCGTATTTTGGAGGGTATGGGGCATCAAATTATTCCCGTCTCTCCCGATTTTACCCCCCTGGTGGAACCCTTTAGACTCATTTGGCAGTCCACCCTTGCAGCTCTACAGATTTCCCCCTCCATTCTCAGCCCCATGAATCAGTGGCTCTTAGCCAACGCCCCCGATTTAGGCACCTACCTGAGGGCTTTGGCACAAATGCATCAGATTTCCCGCCAAATACTCTCCTTTTTCCAAGAATTTGACATTCTACTGTTACCCACTTACCTGTCCCCTCCCATCAAAATAGGCGCCTGGGCCGAAAAACCGCCAGAGGAAATCCTTTCTGAGATTATCCGTTGGATTAACCCCTGTCCCCCCTTCAACGCCACCGGACAACCCGCTATTTCTCTCCCCACTGGTTTTACCACTGATGGACTCCCCCTTGGCATCCAATTGGTGGCTAAACCGGCCCAGGACTCCCTGCTCCTCCAACTTGCCCATCAGCTAGAAATGTCCCTGCCCCCGAGAATGACCACACTACCCCCATTCTTATCCTCCCCTCCATGA
- a CDS encoding PAM68 family protein, which yields MSSPNTKNSLPFEPKSNKKRKAGDKKAGSPTKSQRENVGVAQEKSKHRYNRFTYGIPEVVSKRMVRRMALFSGVPTSMGVLSFFVFYALVSQEWFKVPNTAVLLVTLGLFGLGVLGLSYGIFSASWDEDRVGSWWGWSEFKLNFGRFVSAWREHRQKAVNKD from the coding sequence ATGTCATCTCCTAATACTAAAAATTCATTACCCTTTGAGCCGAAAAGCAACAAAAAAAGAAAAGCAGGAGACAAAAAGGCTGGCAGCCCGACCAAAAGTCAAAGGGAGAATGTCGGGGTAGCACAAGAAAAAAGTAAACACCGGTACAACCGCTTCACCTACGGCATCCCTGAGGTGGTAAGCAAAAGAATGGTAAGAAGAATGGCACTGTTCAGTGGAGTCCCCACTAGTATGGGGGTTCTTTCTTTTTTCGTTTTTTATGCCTTGGTGTCCCAGGAATGGTTTAAAGTGCCCAACACGGCGGTTTTATTGGTGACGTTGGGCCTGTTTGGGCTGGGGGTGTTGGGCCTCAGTTATGGGATTTTTTCTGCCAGTTGGGATGAAGACAGAGTGGGCAGTTGGTGGGGATGGTCGGAATTTAAGCTCAATTTTGGCAGATTCGTGTCGGCCTGGCGAGAACATCGTCAAAAAGCCGTGAACAAGGACTAA
- a CDS encoding serine/threonine phosphatase — translation MPASTETNTYQGIISCPLGKPLRIPFPFPGDSSQRYTLAAPLPPSSLSPYATVDNRQYFSIPVLDTDPSAKTILDQNLETIDDFEKESLKQAGIPELAFIYLTLAEHNPTVPELLDAWLDKESDQEIVIIGQHSNARCLSEYWQQQPPKPQQVLDLLKHMVKLWRVFSKLNCRNSLLVLENLKTEDGENLLLDRIYLDAASNPPLLRQLVQTWADLLLDLDEKYQTWIEELMTKIESGVIESAKQLRSELDGFSQQLEIESFLEEESLNIPSEDDVLKTVAEAMGGEEAASVEATRVNLPEEGDEQPTLVLPMRLFSVADAALSDVGRRRTHNEDYFAMETSIRKSETTKGTYVSARGLYIVCDGMGGHASGEVASAAAVQFLTSYFEQHWTENQLPSEETIRKGILMANDAIFALNQNKGQVGAGRMGTTVAMVLLQDTKVAIAHVGDSRVYRVTRKWGLEQLTRDHSVAQMEIQQGVEPEIAYGRADAHQLTQALGPRDSSHVHPEIQFFDIKEDTLLVLCSDGLYDNNLLENHWEKTLLPLISSRASLDEGASQLIDLGNQINGHDNLTCVLVRIKVQPHLEGMAGFYR, via the coding sequence ATGCCCGCCAGCACAGAAACAAATACCTATCAAGGAATTATCTCCTGCCCCCTGGGTAAACCCCTTCGTATCCCCTTTCCCTTCCCCGGCGACTCCTCCCAACGATATACCCTAGCGGCGCCCCTCCCCCCCTCCTCCCTTTCTCCCTACGCCACCGTGGACAACCGTCAGTATTTTAGCATCCCTGTCCTGGACACAGATCCCTCGGCTAAAACCATTTTGGATCAGAATTTGGAGACTATTGATGATTTTGAAAAAGAAAGTCTTAAACAAGCTGGGATTCCAGAATTGGCCTTTATTTACCTTACCCTGGCGGAACATAACCCCACTGTACCAGAACTACTGGATGCCTGGCTAGATAAAGAATCAGACCAAGAAATTGTCATAATAGGCCAACACAGTAATGCCCGGTGTCTCAGTGAATACTGGCAGCAGCAACCACCTAAACCCCAACAGGTTTTGGACTTGCTAAAACACATGGTTAAACTGTGGCGAGTCTTCAGTAAACTCAATTGCCGTAACAGCCTGCTGGTGTTGGAAAACCTCAAGACTGAAGACGGAGAAAATCTCCTTTTGGATAGGATTTATCTGGATGCCGCCTCAAACCCACCCCTTTTGCGACAACTAGTACAAACCTGGGCCGACTTGCTTCTGGATTTGGACGAGAAATACCAAACCTGGATTGAGGAGTTGATGACCAAAATCGAATCAGGGGTTATAGAATCCGCTAAGCAACTACGCTCAGAGTTGGATGGGTTTTCCCAACAATTGGAAATCGAATCCTTCCTCGAAGAAGAATCGTTAAATATTCCCTCTGAAGACGATGTGTTAAAAACGGTGGCCGAAGCCATGGGAGGAGAAGAAGCGGCCTCTGTAGAGGCCACCCGCGTCAACCTCCCCGAAGAAGGCGACGAGCAACCCACTCTAGTCCTCCCCATGCGTCTTTTCAGTGTCGCAGATGCCGCCCTAAGTGACGTCGGCCGTCGTCGTACCCACAACGAGGACTACTTTGCCATGGAAACCTCCATCCGCAAGTCGGAGACTACCAAAGGAACATATGTCAGTGCTAGGGGGTTGTATATTGTCTGTGATGGCATGGGAGGACATGCTAGTGGCGAAGTAGCTAGTGCTGCCGCTGTACAATTCCTGACCAGCTATTTTGAACAACACTGGACGGAAAATCAATTGCCCTCTGAGGAAACTATCCGCAAGGGGATTCTAATGGCCAACGATGCTATTTTTGCCCTCAACCAGAATAAGGGTCAAGTGGGGGCCGGACGCATGGGTACTACCGTGGCTATGGTTTTGCTGCAGGATACCAAGGTGGCCATTGCCCACGTAGGCGATAGTCGCGTCTATCGGGTTACCAGGAAGTGGGGTTTGGAACAGTTGACCAGAGATCACAGCGTAGCTCAAATGGAAATACAGCAGGGGGTAGAACCAGAAATCGCCTATGGCCGCGCCGACGCCCATCAGCTAACCCAGGCCCTTGGCCCAAGGGATAGTAGCCATGTCCACCCAGAAATCCAATTTTTTGACATCAAAGAGGACACCCTCCTTGTTTTGTGTTCTGATGGCCTCTATGATAACAATTTGCTAGAAAACCACTGGGAGAAAACCCTTCTGCCTCTTATCAGTTCCAGGGCCAGTTTAGATGAGGGGGCATCCCAACTCATTGACCTGGGCAATCAAATAAATGGCCATGATAATCTCACCTGTGTTTTAGTTCGCATAAAAGTCCAACCCCACTTGGAGGGAATGGCTGGTTTTTACCGCTAA
- the recF gene encoding DNA replication/repair protein RecF, with amino-acid sequence MFLRRLNLSHFRNYRDAELSLDSRKVIIVGDNAQGKSNLLEGIQFLSTLKSYRTSREQDLVYNQQGNAEIGADIIRHHGDYNLGIRIPVKGKRELWVNGQRLSRHIDFLGIVNTVLFSSLDTDLVRNAPEYRREWLDNLLLQLEPIYTAILREYNQVIKQRNSLLRLWRNRGITNSEMLEMRIWEEKLAENACRVMRRRKRAIERLKPLAQLWHNKLSDEKEKLEIIYQPNVEFEEEEEVEKIRGRIREKLEMKRNTEIQFGATLVGVHRDDIGFFINGKSVRHYGSSGQQRTLVLALKLGEIQLIEQVVGETPLLLLDDVMAELDLQRQNNLLHCLGSRFQTFITTTHLNHFCDSIIQDAQIVKVEQGRLLY; translated from the coding sequence ATGTTTCTGAGGAGATTGAATTTAAGTCACTTCCGGAATTACAGAGATGCGGAATTGTCTTTAGATAGTAGAAAGGTGATAATTGTAGGGGATAATGCCCAGGGAAAATCTAACCTATTAGAGGGGATACAATTCTTATCAACTCTCAAGAGTTATCGCACCAGCCGGGAGCAAGATTTAGTTTATAATCAACAAGGTAATGCTGAAATTGGTGCGGACATTATTCGCCATCATGGAGATTATAATTTGGGGATAAGAATTCCCGTAAAAGGGAAAAGAGAATTATGGGTAAACGGGCAAAGACTGTCACGGCATATCGATTTTTTGGGAATAGTGAATACGGTGTTGTTTTCCAGTCTTGACACAGATTTGGTTAGAAACGCGCCGGAATACAGAAGAGAGTGGCTCGACAACTTGCTGTTACAATTAGAGCCAATATACACTGCTATTCTGAGAGAGTATAACCAGGTAATAAAACAGAGAAATAGTCTTTTGAGATTGTGGAGAAATAGAGGCATAACTAACTCGGAGATGTTGGAAATGAGAATATGGGAAGAGAAGTTAGCGGAAAATGCTTGCCGGGTTATGAGGAGGAGAAAAAGGGCGATAGAAAGACTAAAACCCCTGGCCCAACTCTGGCACAATAAATTGAGTGATGAGAAAGAAAAGCTGGAAATAATATACCAACCAAATGTAGAATTTGAGGAGGAAGAGGAGGTGGAGAAAATAAGGGGTAGAATAAGAGAAAAATTAGAGATGAAAAGAAATACAGAAATTCAATTTGGCGCAACTTTAGTAGGGGTGCACCGGGACGACATTGGCTTTTTTATCAATGGGAAAAGTGTCAGACATTATGGCTCTAGTGGACAACAAAGAACTCTAGTGTTAGCCTTGAAACTGGGGGAAATACAACTGATTGAACAAGTGGTGGGGGAAACACCATTATTACTGTTAGACGATGTGATGGCCGAGTTAGATTTGCAACGCCAAAACAACTTATTACACTGTCTTGGCAGCCGTTTTCAAACCTTTATAACCACTACCCATCTCAACCATTTCTGTGACTCCATAATACAAGATGCACAAATTGTCAAGGTTGAACAGGGGCGTTTATTATACTAG
- the aroF gene encoding 3-deoxy-7-phosphoheptulonate synthase, protein MIVVMKVGTPEEEITRVSEELAGWGLTPEKIVGKHKVVIGLVGETATLNPEHIQEISPWIESVLRVEKPFKRASLEFRHGQPSEVVVPTPNGDVVFGMGHPVVVVAGPCSVENEEMIIETAKRVKQAGAKLLRGGAYKPRTSPYAFQGHGESALELLAAAKEATGLGVVTEVMDAADLEKIAEVADILQIGARNMQNFSLLKKVGRQSKPVLLKRGMSATITEWLMAAEYILAAGNPNVILCERGIRAFDSEYVRNVLDLSVIPVLRSITHLPIMIDPSHGTGKAEFVPSMAMAAVAAGTDSLMIEVHPNPSKALSDGPQSLTPQAFSELMQQLAVIGKTLNRWETPQPVCL, encoded by the coding sequence ATGATTGTAGTAATGAAAGTAGGAACCCCCGAAGAAGAAATCACAAGGGTGAGCGAAGAGTTAGCCGGTTGGGGGTTGACACCGGAGAAGATAGTGGGCAAACACAAGGTGGTTATCGGCCTGGTAGGCGAAACGGCCACCCTTAACCCCGAACACATCCAGGAGATTAGCCCCTGGATAGAGAGTGTCTTGAGGGTAGAAAAGCCCTTCAAACGTGCTAGCCTCGAATTCCGTCATGGACAACCCAGCGAAGTGGTAGTGCCCACCCCAAATGGTGATGTGGTGTTCGGTATGGGGCATCCTGTAGTAGTAGTGGCTGGCCCCTGTTCGGTAGAAAATGAAGAAATGATCATAGAAACCGCCAAAAGGGTAAAACAGGCGGGAGCCAAATTGTTGAGAGGGGGGGCCTACAAGCCTAGGACGTCTCCCTACGCCTTCCAAGGACACGGCGAGAGTGCCCTGGAACTACTAGCAGCCGCCAAGGAAGCCACTGGCCTGGGGGTAGTCACTGAGGTGATGGACGCTGCCGACTTGGAAAAAATTGCAGAAGTCGCCGACATCCTTCAAATAGGCGCTAGAAACATGCAGAATTTCTCCCTGCTGAAAAAGGTGGGGAGACAGTCTAAACCTGTCTTGCTTAAACGGGGGATGTCTGCTACCATAACCGAATGGCTAATGGCCGCCGAGTATATCCTTGCCGCCGGCAACCCTAATGTTATCCTCTGCGAAAGAGGCATTCGCGCCTTTGATTCCGAGTACGTTCGTAATGTCCTCGACCTATCAGTAATACCAGTATTACGTTCAATTACTCATCTGCCTATCATGATCGACCCCAGTCATGGCACCGGCAAGGCAGAATTTGTACCTAGTATGGCTATGGCGGCCGTAGCAGCGGGAACCGACTCCTTGATGATAGAAGTACACCCCAATCCCTCCAAAGCCCTTTCTGACGGCCCTCAGTCTTTGACTCCACAGGCATTTTCCGAATTAATGCAACAATTGGCGGTAATCGGGAAAACCCTCAATCGCTGGGAGACTCCACAGCCCGTCTGTCTCTGA
- a CDS encoding DUF4351 domain-containing protein codes for MSQFSHDEFVKEYIPLLYSEYGEVKAGATLSSQRQEIDILFYPNKPLPSFLGLLGRIVFDCTVLEVYRNPVVGEQIRSCLGKLIELHNSQRGQARLDNSSTKTLAFLWIITPTISKSILKQFGAFSPQGWERGVYFLPPGLNTGIIAIHQLPVTDDTIWLRILGRGKVQLEAIRRLQQFPSSSPYREEVLELVYGLLAKLETRDKSKQDKGEEELIMTLRSLFQEKVTQIRQQGLQEGLQLGRQQGEKQIILRQLARKLGEIPEPLKEKITALQTERLERLAGDLLEFNSLEDLTSWLEKQ; via the coding sequence ATGAGTCAATTTTCCCATGACGAGTTTGTAAAAGAATATATTCCCCTGTTGTATTCAGAATACGGGGAAGTGAAAGCCGGGGCAACCCTTAGCAGCCAGAGACAGGAGATAGACATTCTCTTTTATCCTAACAAGCCCCTTCCCTCTTTTCTCGGCCTGTTGGGAAGGATAGTCTTCGACTGTACAGTTTTGGAAGTATACCGCAACCCGGTAGTAGGAGAACAAATCCGCAGTTGTCTGGGAAAATTAATAGAGCTACATAATAGCCAAAGAGGACAGGCAAGACTAGACAATAGTTCCACAAAAACTCTGGCCTTCCTTTGGATAATTACACCCACCATTTCAAAGTCAATACTCAAACAATTTGGGGCTTTTTCACCACAGGGATGGGAAAGGGGGGTATATTTCCTGCCACCTGGGTTAAATACCGGCATTATTGCCATCCACCAGCTACCAGTGACAGATGACACTATCTGGTTGAGAATTTTGGGAAGGGGAAAAGTACAACTCGAAGCCATAAGAAGGCTACAACAATTCCCTTCTTCCTCCCCCTACCGGGAAGAGGTACTAGAATTGGTCTATGGCTTGTTGGCTAAACTGGAAACCAGAGACAAAAGCAAACAAGATAAAGGAGAGGAGGAATTAATTATGACTTTGAGAAGCCTTTTCCAGGAAAAAGTTACCCAAATCCGACAACAAGGGTTACAAGAGGGCTTGCAACTGGGAAGACAACAGGGGGAAAAACAAATAATCCTGCGTCAACTTGCCCGAAAGTTGGGGGAAATTCCCGAACCATTGAAGGAGAAGATAACGGCTTTACAGACAGAAAGACTAGAAAGACTGGCAGGGGATTTGTTGGAGTTTAATAGCCTGGAGGATTTAACAAGCTGGCTGGAAAAACAATGA
- a CDS encoding response regulator transcription factor, which produces METTSAKILVVDDDVHIANLISRFLSQKKYQVESANDGQTAIEIFKKFQPDLVILDINLPDTLGYNLCAEMQKNSDVFILMLTSRTDLEDKKKGFLTGADDYLTKPFDLEELEFRVQAILRRRRNFPLKQTKSKVLDFGRLSINPVTREVTVGGNPVVLTTLEFDLLYFLACNPNRVWTREELVAQVWQSTPMGDNRVVDVHIGQIRRKIEEDPSHPKFITTIRGVGYKFDYPGKQDDNNPSSTPHPNPPTS; this is translated from the coding sequence ATGGAAACAACCTCGGCCAAGATTCTTGTAGTGGATGATGATGTTCACATCGCCAACTTAATCAGTCGTTTCCTTAGTCAAAAAAAATACCAAGTCGAGTCGGCTAATGACGGACAAACCGCCATAGAAATCTTTAAAAAATTCCAGCCGGATTTAGTAATCCTGGATATAAATCTGCCAGATACACTCGGTTACAATCTTTGCGCCGAGATGCAGAAAAACAGTGATGTATTTATTCTAATGCTAACCAGTCGCACCGACTTGGAAGACAAAAAAAAAGGTTTTCTAACTGGAGCAGATGACTATCTTACTAAACCTTTTGACCTGGAAGAATTAGAATTTAGGGTGCAGGCAATTCTAAGAAGAAGACGCAATTTCCCTTTAAAACAAACCAAGTCTAAAGTGTTGGATTTTGGTCGACTTTCCATCAATCCTGTCACCAGAGAAGTCACCGTGGGAGGAAATCCAGTGGTATTGACAACCTTGGAATTTGACTTATTATACTTTCTGGCCTGCAATCCAAATCGGGTGTGGACAAGAGAGGAATTGGTAGCACAAGTATGGCAAAGTACACCAATGGGTGACAATCGGGTGGTAGATGTGCATATCGGCCAGATTCGTCGCAAAATAGAAGAAGATCCCTCCCATCCCAAGTTTATTACTACCATTCGCGGTGTGGGCTACAAGTTCGACTATCCCGGGAAACAGGATGACAACAACCCCTCGTCTACCCCACATCCTAACCCCCCCACGTCCTAA
- a CDS encoding pentapeptide repeat-containing protein, whose product MEKIKVSNRCVKCDFSAYNFNDKRLSLGRKNLSRANLNKAKLKHLDLAGVNLRRATLIGSNLRGSNLRNSHLERANLSFSQLVRADLRGGNFRKANFEHADLTLANLSGEEKKNRSNFARASFVGSRMVKANIVNANLKRANFYQADLKGSNLEKSKLQRANLAEANLSYVNFTSADLRKVNLMGASLTYANLSHADLRKANLQGANLMGANLEDCNLQGAIMPDGSIHQ is encoded by the coding sequence GTGGAAAAAATAAAAGTAAGCAATAGATGTGTGAAATGTGATTTTTCCGCCTATAATTTTAACGACAAGAGACTATCTTTGGGAAGAAAAAACCTGTCTCGAGCCAATTTGAACAAAGCTAAGTTAAAACACCTAGACTTAGCAGGAGTTAACTTAAGGAGGGCAACTTTAATTGGGAGTAATCTCAGGGGTAGCAATTTAAGAAATAGCCATCTGGAAAGGGCAAATCTTTCCTTCAGCCAACTGGTTAGGGCGGATTTGAGAGGGGGTAATTTTAGGAAAGCTAACTTTGAACATGCAGATTTAACCCTTGCTAACCTCAGTGGGGAAGAGAAGAAAAATAGGAGTAATTTTGCCAGGGCCTCTTTCGTGGGGAGTAGAATGGTAAAAGCCAATATCGTCAATGCCAATCTCAAAAGAGCCAATTTTTATCAAGCGGATTTGAAAGGAAGTAACCTGGAAAAATCAAAACTACAACGGGCCAATTTGGCAGAGGCAAATCTTAGTTATGTCAATTTTACTAGTGCGGACTTAAGGAAAGTGAATCTGATGGGCGCCTCTTTAACATATGCCAATCTTTCTCATGCAGATTTGAGAAAGGCCAATTTACAAGGGGCAAATTTGATGGGGGCTAACCTTGAAGATTGCAATCTACAAGGCGCCATCATGCCCGATGGTTCTATTCACCAGTAA
- a CDS encoding CPP1-like family protein, translated as MNNLNPYEQLGVREDASFEEIQRARKRLQEQYSNNPQVLESIEIAYDAIIMQRLRLRQEGKIKVPDQIRFPEKMQENRNIPPLVEPINVPSFPVFLRELWEPSSGRNLLISGLIFLVLIYSAFSSATGENLPLFLTGGVAACLVFLFLKTRLFWRAFFVTFISFIASVAGGYLLFHLIANTGLQLGISADAFATLFTLVTMWFVGNFLR; from the coding sequence ATGAACAACTTGAATCCTTACGAACAGTTGGGCGTTAGGGAGGATGCTTCCTTCGAGGAAATACAACGGGCTCGCAAAAGACTACAAGAGCAGTACAGCAATAACCCCCAGGTTTTAGAGTCCATTGAGATTGCCTATGATGCCATTATTATGCAGAGACTGCGTCTGAGACAAGAGGGGAAGATAAAAGTGCCTGATCAGATTCGTTTTCCGGAAAAAATGCAGGAAAATAGGAATATACCCCCTCTTGTTGAACCCATTAATGTCCCTAGTTTTCCCGTTTTTTTAAGGGAATTATGGGAGCCTAGTTCTGGCAGAAACCTATTAATAAGCGGCCTAATTTTTCTAGTTTTAATTTACTCCGCCTTCTCCTCCGCCACGGGGGAGAATCTCCCGCTTTTTTTGACGGGGGGAGTAGCAGCCTGTCTGGTATTTTTGTTTCTGAAGACCAGGCTTTTTTGGCGAGCATTCTTCGTCACTTTTATCAGTTTTATTGCCTCTGTTGCCGGAGGTTATTTGTTATTTCACCTAATAGCCAATACGGGCCTTCAGTTAGGCATTTCGGCGGACGCTTTTGCTACATTATTTACCCTGGTAACTATGTGGTTTGTGGGTAATTTTCTCCGCTAA
- the rpsO gene encoding 30S ribosomal protein S15, translated as MSLTQEQKQEIINKYQIHGTDTGSSPIQIALLTERINRLSEHLKNNKKDFASRRGLMKLIGKRKGLLDYLRRKNPQQHQQLIQQLGIRG; from the coding sequence ATGAGTCTGACCCAAGAGCAAAAACAGGAGATAATTAACAAGTATCAAATTCACGGGACTGACACCGGTTCATCCCCCATACAAATCGCCTTGCTTACGGAGAGAATTAATCGGCTCAGCGAACACCTGAAAAACAATAAAAAAGATTTCGCTTCCCGCCGGGGGTTAATGAAACTCATCGGTAAGAGAAAGGGTTTGTTAGACTACCTCAGAAGAAAAAATCCACAACAACATCAACAACTAATCCAACAACTGGGTATCCGTGGTTAA
- a CDS encoding DUF3386 domain-containing protein, translated as MTQTLTAEEVFRKAYENRYVWDENFPGYTCDITLKTPEGTYTGKGQITPDLKYSVSGIEDGPAKKGMEQQLWEITIHRVNDSFEKAHGENTFSFGQTDADGAVEILVGGAAAGNKYKVKDNVVTLVYRKVGNLYVTINTFEVLHTEKGYLSVAYDSVYTDVETGKQRGPRSIFRDKFEKIGDYYILTNRQITKEENGKTSGTEYTFSNIVLGT; from the coding sequence ATGACGCAAACCCTAACGGCAGAAGAGGTTTTCCGCAAAGCCTACGAGAATCGATACGTCTGGGATGAGAATTTCCCCGGATACACCTGTGACATCACACTCAAAACTCCAGAGGGTACTTATACTGGAAAAGGTCAAATCACGCCCGATCTTAAGTATAGCGTTTCTGGCATTGAGGATGGGCCGGCCAAAAAGGGGATGGAGCAACAACTGTGGGAGATTACCATTCACCGGGTAAATGATAGCTTTGAAAAGGCCCATGGAGAAAACACCTTTTCCTTTGGCCAAACTGATGCGGATGGGGCGGTAGAAATTCTTGTGGGTGGGGCTGCTGCCGGTAACAAATACAAGGTCAAGGACAATGTTGTCACTCTAGTTTACCGCAAGGTTGGCAACTTGTATGTTACCATCAACACCTTTGAGGTTTTACACACAGAAAAAGGCTATTTATCTGTTGCCTATGATTCCGTCTACACAGATGTGGAAACTGGGAAGCAAAGGGGACCAAGGAGTATTTTTCGGGATAAATTTGAGAAAATAGGCGACTACTATATCTTAACTAATCGTCAGATAACAAAGGAAGAAAACGGGAAAACGTCAGGGACAGAATATACCTTTTCCAACATAGTTTTGGGAACATAA